In Plasmodium falciparum 3D7 genome assembly, chromosome: 5, the following proteins share a genomic window:
- a CDS encoding dynein light chain Tctex-type, putative — protein sequence MKDGEHVISNEHEFIERIYSIIDEILRNKSYSNNEINQWSNDICEMCMSYLYSKMLPFKYIISCYILKNTNKETSIHYSTYWDQADRCFQICWPNNMKDCNMICYVNIYTLEI from the exons ATGAAGGATGGTGAACAt GTAATATCGAATGAACATGAATTTATAGAAAGGATTTATTCAATAATAGAtg aaattttaagaaataaaagtTACTCCAATAATGaa ATTAACCAGTGGTCTAATGATATATGTGAAATGTGTATGAGTTACCTCTACTCAAAAATGCTCCCATTCAAATATATca taagttgttatattttaaaaaataccaACAAAGAAACGTCTATCCATTATTCAACTTATTGGGACCAGGCAGaca GATGTTTTCAAATATGTTGGCctaataatatgaaagacTGTAATATGATTTGTTATGTTAACATTTATACACtcgaaatataa